DNA sequence from the Leuconostoc lactis genome:
TATACAGGTTTTGATACCAGTCTGTCTGCTCTCCAAACAAAATATCCGCCAAGATATCAGCTGCTAGCGTTAATTTGGTTGCCGCTTCACCCGTCACATCAAGTTTTGGTAACCGAATACCTAATGCAATTTTTGGCCGCGATACATCAAACTTTTGAATCGCTTCCTTTTTTGTTGGCTCAGGGATTGCTGGCTCGAATCGACGGACGTTGACTGCTTCAATCGCCTTTGTGGCCTGATTGGCCGTCACCAGTGCCAGCACTTCATCTGGATCAAAATGACCAACCACCTGCAAAGTCATTTGATTGGGTTGATAAAAGGCTCGATGAATTTGGTACAGCAGTTCCGGTGTAATTTGTGCAATGGAGGCTTTTGTCCCCGCAATATCTTCGGCAATTGGCGCACCCGGATACAAGAGTTCCAGCAAGCCCATATAAATGGCCCAGTTGGCATCATCATCATACATCTGAATTTCTTGACCGATAATGCCCTGTTCTTTGGCCACCGTTTGTGCACTAAAGTAAGGTGTTTGCACAAAATCAAGCAAATGCGCAAGGGCTGGCAAAACGTTTTGCGTCGTTGAAAACAGATAACTCGTTTGATACGGGTTCGTAAACGCGTTGGCATCCGCACCTAATTCACCAAACCGCGTAAAGGCATCCCCATCAGCCTTCTCAAAAAGTTTGTGTTCAAGAAAGTGGGCTGTCCCAGCTGGAATTGTAATCGGTGCTTCATCATTGATTTGAAATTGGCGTGCCAATGACCCAAATGGTGTCGTTAATACCGCAAATGTTTTATGATAATTTGGCTTTGGTACCATAACCACAGTTAGCCCGTTAGGTAACTCGGTCGTTAAAACTGTTTCTTTTAATTTTGGATATGTCTTTTCTATCATGCATCCGCCTCTGGCATCAATGTAAATCTTCCTTGTAAAATCACTTGGTCGGCCAATGCACTCACTTGCGCTGGTGTTACCGCTTGAATAGCCGCTACCCACTCCGCTGTGCTGGTCTCACGTTGTGTTAACAATCGAGAAAAGACAAGTTCAATTTCACTATTAGGTGAATCTTGTTGACTTAAATAATCGTTAATTAAGCTCGTTTTAATCGCATCAAAGATTTCGTCACTAAATTCACCCGCTTGAATCGCTTGCAATTCGGCTTGAATCATGCGATCCGTCTGTGCGACCTTATCCGCATCTAAACCTGCTGCCACTGTCATAAAGCCAGTATCATGCTGCCAACGTGAGTAGATACTATAAGCCAACGAGGCTTTTTCCCGAATATTGGTAAACAACTTAGATAACGCTGAACCACCAAATAAAGCGTTGAGCACTAAGGCTGTAAAGCGCTTTGGATCATCTGGTGGCAAACTCAACTGATAAGATAGCGTCAGGATGGCCTGATTAATATCTAATTGTGCTTCCGACAATTCAACGGTAGCTGGTCGTAGGCCTTGACGATAAAATGGCTGTAATACCATTTCACGGCGCGCTTGTAGTGGCCATTTTGCTAATTCAGCCACCACACGCTCAGCGTCAATATCACCGTACACAACAATATTGACTGAATCATTGGCAATCATCTGTTGATACGTCGCCAAAACGTCAGTCGCCGTTAACTGTTCAACATCACGCACTTGACCAGAAGATGGTAACCGCATGGCCGGCGCACTATAGGTCAGTTCTCGCAGTTTCAACATAGCATAGCGGCGCTTATCATCAGGTAGACTTGCTAATTCGTTGATCAAACTTTGACGTTCTTTATCAAACGTCGCTTGATCAAACTGATCCCCCGTCACCAGCGGTTCAAAAATCATATCCCGTAAAAAAGCAAAAGCATCCCCAAGGAGATGTTCTGCATGGTCAATATAAGTGGGCGCAGGCAATTGTAAATGGTAACGCACATGGTGTGTTTGGCCAAAACGCACCACATCTGTTTGAAACTGAGCACCATACAAATCAATCGTTTTTTGCGCAACGGCTTGTTGGTCGGGATACTTTTGCGAACTGACAGCGGTCAAGTAAGACAATAATGCCCGCGCCGAAATGGTATGCGTCAGTAACGGCGCCGCAAAATCGACAGCAATGTGTAGGGTTTTAAATTGTGTTGTTGGGTGAACAACAAGTGTCACACCAGGCTTAAGTTGTATTTTTTTCATAGTATTGGTGAGAAGAGTCGGCTGAACTTTTGAATAAATTTCATCCAATATGACTGATTCTCAAAATCCTCAATTGTCAATTTTTTTGACACTAAAATGTCTTGTTCAAACTGTTCTTCTAACTGTGTTGCAAACTCTGGATCATAGACAAACGCATTGGCTTCAAAATTCAATGAGAATGACCGAATATCCATATTGGCTGACCCAACGGTGCCAATTTCATGATCGATGGTGACTGCCTTACTGTGTAAGAAACCAGCATCATAACGATACACTTCCGCTCCCATGGCAATTAATTCTTGTGCATAATACTGTGTTGCCCGATAAACGAACGGATGATCTGGCATATCCGGAATCATCAAACGCACCCGAACACCTGACATAATCGCGATTTCTAAGGTTTCTAGTACGGCTGAGTCCGGAATGAAATACGGTGTTTGAATCGTAATTTCTGAACGAGCCGAAGCAAACATCCGCATAAAGCCTTGTTTAATTTGCTTTAAATCATTATCTGGCCCACTCGATACAATTTGAACCATCGCACGTCCGGACAATTCCTCAATTTCAGGAAAGTAGCCGGCAGTATCGACAAGTAATTCGTTTTCTTCAGCCGTGGCATTCCAATCCATCAAGAAACGACTTTGCAGTGATAAGACCGCATCACCATGAATCCGCAGATGCGTATCCCGCCAATGCCCAAACTTTTTAGAACGATCAACGTACTGGTCCCCAACGTTTAACCCACCGATGTAACCGATTTTACCATCAATGATAGCAATCTTACGATGATTTCGGAAATTAAATCGCAAGGTCAAAAGCTGGAAGCGACGCATTAAGAATGGCGCTACCACCCCACCTGCTTCACGCAAACGCTTATACATGTCACGATGTTGACCATGCGAACCAAATTGATCAAAAATCACATGCACGTCCACACCTTCGCGCGCTTTTTGCGTCAACAAATCGACTAATTGGTTCCCAATTTTATCATCATCAATCGTAAAGTACTCCAGATGGACATGATGCGTGGCCTGCCGAATGTCTTCAAACAACGCCTTAAATTTATCCGGTCCATTGGTAAAAATTTTAATCTTGTTACCACGCGTTAAGACTGACTCATCTGTGCGTAAAAACAAGTTCGCCAACTCAGTGGCTGAATCTGGAATCGGTAATAATTGCTCAATCGCTTCTAGCTGTCGCCGTTGGTTATCCGCGATTTGATCCAATCCAAGTTGTTCTTGTGTCCGTAAGCGAAATATCCGCTTATCAGAAATGCGACTGCCAACAAAGAAGAAAATGATAAACCCTAACACGGGTAACAGAATCAAGACTAATAACCACGCCCAGATTGATGCAATATCACGTTGTTGACTAAAAACAGTAATAATCGCCCCAAATGTGTTGGCAACTAAAAGAATTAAAAGGATTATCCACAATGAATCTCCTAGCATCTCACACCTCATTATCTCTCTATAATAATAGTACTAGTTTAACATTTTTTACGGTAGTATGACAAAATTGATGCTGTCAATGGCCGCAAAAAAGCCAAAGTGATGTACCACTTTGGCTTTTTAACTTATTTTGAGAACCATTTATTTTCAATTTGCGTTAAGCGCCCATCTTTTTTAAAGGCTGCTAACGTTTGATCGACTGCTTCTCGTAATTGATTATCGGACTTTCGGAAACCGACTGCCGTTTGATCAATTGGGAAATCACCAACAGTCACAGTGTAATCCTTTGGATTTGGTTGGTGGGCAACGTAATAACGCGCATAATCTTCATCAATTAACAGCCCATCAATGCGCCCAGCATTCAAATCATTGAACGCTTTGTCAAAGGTATCATACCCAACCACCTGCTGGTCTTTCACGTATTGCTTAAGGACCTTTGGATACTTGTTAAAGCCTTCATCACCACTAGAAGCCGTTTGGTCGCCCAAGACTTTATCCTTCATATCTGAGAAACGATTAATGTTATTTTTCTTAAGCGTTACCAGTACTTGAGTCGCCTTGTGGTAAGGCTTAGAAAAGGCCACCTGCTTTTCACGTGCTTTGATCACCGTATAGCCATTCCAGATCGCATCGATATTCCCAGTATTCAGCTCGGTTTCTTTCATCGACCAATCAATGGGCTGCCATTTGACTTTAATGCCCATCGTTTTAAAGACTGCCGTCGCCAAATCAACATCAAACCCAACAATGTTCCCCTCTTTATCACGGAAACCCATTGGTACAAATGTATCATCCAACCCAATCGTAATTTGTTTGGCTTTCTTGATACGTGCCCAGTCTGCCGTTTGGGTGGTTTGTTGTTCATTTTGCGCAGTTCGCTTCGCACCACTGCTTAAACTCATCGCCGCCCAAATCACAACACCAACAAAGAGCAGCCCGACTAACGTATTGACAATAATTTTTTTCTTCATACTTACCATCAGCGACTGACCTCCGTTGCAAAATCAAACACGCGATCCGATACCATTTCTGCAAAAGGTTGATCGTGCGTAATAATCAACTGCGTCACACCTTGCGCTTTGAGCGTTTTCACGACTTCCGCAACCTGCTTAGTTGACGCCTCATCTAAACCACTGGTTGGTTCATCATAGGCCAAAATTTTGGGATCCATTGCCAACGCCCGTGCAATCGCAACCCGCTGTTTTTGCCCACCCGATAGTTGGTAGGGATATAACGCTGCCTTATCAGCCATACCAAGCGTGGTTAACAACGCTGTCGCCTTGGCCTTAGCCGCATCACGTGACAGCCGGCTTACGTTAATGGGCGCGAGCATAATATTTTCAATCACGGTGTAGTTTGGAAAAAGATTAAAATCTTGAAAGATCAAACCAACCTTCGCATCCGCACGCGTGCCGTCAATGGCTAGCTGTTCACCGTTGAGGCGTACTTCACCAGCATCGGCCGTTTCCAGACCAGCTAAAATTTTAATCAAGGTTGTTTTACCAATACCTGATGGGCCGACAATACTGAGTACTTCACCATCTGCTACCGATAAATCCAACGCTTTAAAAATTGTATTTGTGGTATATGTTTTCGTTAACTGTTTAATTTCTAACATCGCTTATCTCCAACTATTCAATCGCGTTTCACTACGGCGTAAGAGGACTGTCACAACGGCCGTCATCAGCAAATAAATCAGCCCAACCAACAAATAAGGCACCAACGTCACATCACGGCTAGCCGCAATGTTTCCTGCTCGTAACAAGTCACCCAAACCGATGACATAAACTAATGACGTATCTTTAACCAAATTAATCACTTCATTACCAAATGATGGCACGATAATTTTAATCACTTGTGGCAAGATAATCTTGAAAAATGTTTGGACGCGCGTAAAGCCTAATACTTTCGCAGCGTCATATTGGCCACGCGGAATTGCTTGCAACCCACCACGGAAAATTTCGGCGAGATAAGCTGCATAGTTGACGATAAAGGCAATCGCAGCAGCTTCAAAACGGGGAAAAGTAATGCCCATCATCCCCAAACCATAATAGACGAAAATCAGTTGCAACAGGAGCGGTGTCCCCCGCATCACCCAGATATAACCATTAATCAACCAGCGAATGGTAAAATAAGGTGATTTCATCCCCAATGCCACAATAATACCTAATGGCACCGACCCAATAATGGTAATAAAGAAAACCCCTAACGTCATTTTCAACCCTGACATTAAACTGGGCAAAATTTCTAACAAATAATTCATCCTACTCTCCTTTGCGCGATATTGATTAACTTTAAGCGATTAAAAAAGTCCCCTTGCAAAATAACTTGCAAGAGGACGCGTCAGCGTGGTGCCACCTCAGATTCTAATTTTGTTCACACAAAATTACTCCGTCAGTCTTTTGGTTTAATGGTTGCAAAAACGCCCTCTGAATACAGGTGTATTCAGAGGGCGTTTTCCGCGGTGCCACCTCTTATCGCAAAACCATCACTGGTAGTTGCCTCAATAAGTCAAAAGACTGTTTGCGATAACGGGCAAAACCGATATGACCTACTCGATTCAATCATACACTCACAGATGTGTTTCAACTAACACCACTGTTTGCTCACACTACCCGCAAACTCCCTTAAAGTGATGCTAATCTACTCTTCCGCTCAACGTTTTTTAATATAAAGCTTAGTATAATCTATTTTTTTATTTTGTCAAGCACTTATCTCAAAAACTGGAATAAGGACCAGACTGGATAATAACCTAATGCCGCAATCGTCAGATTCAAGGCTACCGTTGGCAATACTTCATAAAGGAAAAACGATACCAAACTCACATTAGCAATCCCAATAATAAAACCAGCCATATAGGTGATGAGCAAATAAGTCACCAACCCAATCAATAGTAACGTCATCCCACTCAACAAACGTTCATCCAAATAGGCATGTAGTTGTTTCATGGCCCCAACAGCCCCTAAAAAGGCTACCGTGTAAGTCCCAAAGATGCCCGTATAATACATATCAAAGAGCACCCCAATAATAATGGTATATAGCCAAATTGGCACTTCATTTTCCGCATCAAATTGAATGGCATAAAACAACCAAATCAACGTTAGTACTGGTAACACATGCCATGGAAAAGCGGTAAAAATACCACCCATGGCAGCCATTAAATCACCATCTACAAATAGGAAAAAGAGCAATAAGACTGGGAAAACTACCCGCAAACGTGTTAATTGCCAAAAAGCCATTATTGCGCTCCAATCTCTGATACGGCCACCACTACTGTGGTGATATTACCTAAATCAGCCGCCGGTTCAATATAAATGCGCTTTGACAAACCGTAGTCATCCTTGGTAACTTTCGCTACTTTACCAACGTACAAACCAGATGGGATCACACCACCCAAGCCAGATGTTTCCACTAGGTCACCAGCTTTAATTTCATTATCCGACGTGACTTGTCCCATGATTAATTGGTTCGTTTCGCGATCAAAGTCTGTCACAATCCCATTGACATCCCCTTTATTACCTTTAATAGTAATGGCAAAACGGTTGGCATCTTCCCCAGTATCAGAAATCAGTGCCACTTTGGCATTCGTTGTATTGACTTCACTAATACGGCCAATAATACCGGAACCAGCCAAAACGGGCATACCCTTTTTCAAGCCAGATTTACTACCCTTGTTAATTACTAATTGTGATTGCCAAGTGGTTGGTGACCGACTAATAGTCACGGCAGTAACCGTTTTGAAATCCGTTAAGGTCGCTTCCAACTTTAACTGTTTTTTCAGCTCGCGGTTTTCTTCCTCAACAGTTTGCAAGCGCACTTTATCTTGTGCAAATTCATCAATTTTAGCCTTTAAAGCGCGATTTTCTTCAAATGTATCCAATAGATTCCCAATACTATTAGCCGTCCGACCAATTGCTGTTGTCGGTACCGCAATCACGCGACTTACACCACCCGCTAAATCATTGCTAAAACGTTGAATAAATGGCGGTGTATTGGTACGCTTCGCCCACCAGTTTGATCCGGCAATTAAGCCAACAATGACAATAAAAGCAATAATAATTGTTACAACTGCGCGAGATGAAAAAATTTTACGCATTTTGTTGTCCCCTTGTTTAAAAAATAAAAGCGCAGCGCAAGCGCTACGCTAGTGTACAATATGCCAACAACTGATTATCCTTGTCGCATCACATCAATTGACTTTAACGCCTCACCAGTGCCAATGGCCACTGCATCGAGTGGTTCATTAGCAATTAAGACTGGCACTTTGGTTGCTTCTTGAATAATCTTATCAAAATCACGTAAGAAAGCACCACCACCCGTTAAGACCATCCCGTGGTCAATGACATCGGCGGCGATTTCTGGTTGTGTTGATTCTAACGTTTCACGAATGGCAACGACAATTTCTTGCACAGGTTCTTGAATGGCCAATGCCACATCTTCCGCTGTCACATCAATTGTCTTAGGCAAACCTGTCAACAAATCGCGACCACGGACTGAAGCATTTGGCAATGTGCGTGCTAATTCAAGCGACGCTGCCCCAATTTCAATCTTTAAACGTTCCGCAGTTGGTTCACCAATGGTCACGTTGTACTTATTACGTACAAAATTGGCAATGGCTTCATCTAACTTGTCGCCGGCGATACGAATTGAACGGCTTGAAACAATACCACCAAGTGAAATCGTGGCCACGTCCGTTGTGCCACCACCCATATCCACAACCATTGAACCAGTTGGATCCATGACGGGCAAACCAGCCCCGACAGCAGCGGCAAATGGTTCTTCAATGACATACGCATCACGCGCACCAGCCACACGTGCGGCATCAATCACCGCACGACGTTCAACAGCTGTCACACCTGCAGGCACCCCAATTGTGACGTATGGCTTACCAATACGACCACCCAATGCCTTTTGCAAATAATAACGAATCATGGCAACCGTTGTATCGTAATCAGCAATCACACCATCACGCATTGGTCGAATAGCAGCAATACTTGCCGGTGTCCGGCCAAGCATATCCTTGGCTTCTGATCCGACTGCAACGACTTCATTCGTTTGTGTGTTACGTGCGACCACAGACGGCTCACGCAAAACAATGCCGCGTCCTTCAATATATACATATGTATTGGCTGTACCAAGATCGATACCAACGTTTCGTTGTCCAAATGAAAATGCCACTATGCTGCCCCTCTTTTGTACCTGTTATTGTGAAAAATACGCATGACTTAAATTATGCTTAACTTATAGTATTGTAGCATAAAAAACAATGATGTTGCCGATTAATTTGCGCGGACATATTTAATATGCCCACCTTTACCCGCAATGCCGCGAATGCGATTTTGGGATGGGAAGTCACGCCAAACTTGTTGAAATGCCGGAAAAGTTTCTGGCGTAATGTCAATTTCATCAATTTTACCGTCACGTAAATCATTTAATAATGTTTCATAATCCATAATTTCACCTCTAGTCCATTATACAACAAATTCATTTTAGCACTCGTTAAATAAGAGTGCTAAATTTAATTGTCATTTAATCTTAACCTGGTATACTATAGGTAAGCTATAGAAAGGAAAGTATCGTGCATTTTAGCGGTACACTTAATAATTATGGCATCACAAGACCCATTCGGATTTGGAAATATTAATTTTGATGATATGATGCGCGCCATGAATGAGCAAATGCAGGCCGCACAAAATGGTCAACAAGCCAACTTTGGCACTCAACAAAAAAATAAAAAAGATAAACAAAATAATCGCTCAACACTACTCGACGAATTTGGAATTAATTTAACACAACAAGCCCGTGACGGTAAGTTAGATCCGGTTATCGGTCGTGATAGCGAAATTTCCCGCACCATCGAGATATTAAATCGTCGTACCAAGAATAATCCTGTGCTTATCGGGGAACCAGGTGTTGGTAAAACAGCTGTTGTTGAAGGACTCGCACAAGCAATTGTTCACAATAAAGTCCCTGAAAAATTGCAATCAAAAGAGATTATCCGACTTGACATGTCTGCGCTTGTGCAAGGTACGGCAATGCGTGGTCAGTTTGAAGCCCGTATGCGGCAACTGATGCAAGAAGTCGCCGACAATGACGATATCATTTTGTTTATTGACGAAGTGCATGAAATCATGGGTGCCGGTAATGCCGAAGGTGGCATGGATGCTGGTAACATCCTAAAACCTGCTTTGGCGCGTGGTGAATTCCAATTGATTGGCGCCACGACTTTAAACGAATACCGTAAAATTGAAAAAGATGGCGCGATTGCTCGTCGGTTCCAACCTGTACAGGTAAACGAACCTTCAATGGCTGCCACAATTAAGATTTTAGAAGGGATTCAGCAACGTTACGAAGATTACCACCATGTTGTTTACACAGATGAAGCGATTGCTGCCGCGGTATCATTATCCGACCGTTACTTGCCAGAACGCTTCTTGCCAGACAAAGCGATTGATTTAATTGATGAAGCCGGTTCACGGAAGAACTTGTCTATGAAAATTGCTGATCCTAAAGCGATTCAGGCCAAAATCGACTCAGCCGACAAGCTCAAACAAGCAGCGATCGATCAAGAAAACTTTGAGAAAGCCAGCTATTGGCGTGATCAAGTCAACCAACTCGAATCGCAAAAAGCACAAGTTGAAGCCCATCCAGAAATGTTTAAGCCACAACCTGTCACTGAACAAGATATCCTAACAATCATCGAAGATAAAACGGACATTCCAGTTGGTGACTTGAAAGATAACGAAGCAAACCAACTTCGCGAGTTAGATGCGCACTTGTCAGCCCATGTGATTGGTCAAGATGCGGCCGTACAAACTGTGGCGAAAGCCATTCGTCGTAATCGTATTGGTTTGACCAAGTCCGGTCGCCCAATTGGCTCATTCCTCTTTGTCGGTCCAACCGGCGTTGGTAAAACTGAATTAGCCAAGCAATTGGCCAAAGAAATGTTTGGCAGCAAAGACGCTTTGATTCGCTTTGATATGTCAGAGTATATGGAAAAGCATGCGGTATCGAAAATGATCGGTGCCCCTGCTGGTTATGTAGGCTATGAAGAAGCTGGCCAACTGACAGAGCAAGTCCGTCGCCGTCCTTATTCCCTCGTCCTCATTGACGAAGTGGAAAAGGCGCATCCAGATGTGATGAATATGTTCTTACAAATTTTGGATGATGGTCGCTTGACCGATGCCCAAGGCCATGTCGTTAGCTTTAAAGATACAGTGATTATCATGACGTCAAACGCTGGTTCCACAGATACCGGTAACACGCCAATGGGCTTCAATCAAATTGATGCCCAAAGCAAGTTACTCCAACGTTTGGAAAATTATTTCCGTCCTGAATTCTTAAATCGTTTTGATGATATTGTGGAATTCGATCAATTGACGCAAGACCATCTCCTCACAATCGTTGACTTACTGTTAGCCGATATGAACGCTAATTTGGCAGATAATCAACTCCACGTCACGGTAAGCGACGCTGCAAAGCAACAACTCGCCAAGCTGGGTTATAACCCAGCTCTAGGCGCACGGCCACTACGTCGTGTCATTCAAGATCAAATCGCCGATCAACTGGCTGATTATTATCTATTACATCCTGAAAGTACCAATTTGTACGCTGATTTGGATGCTGAAACAAATCAAATTATTATTTCCGAAGAAGCCTACGTTAAGGCATAAGAAAAGCACGTTCTCGTTTGAGAACGTGCTTTTTTATAAGCTGCCAAGAAAGGTCAATTGTGACGATTTGGCCATCGCCTCTGGATTAGAACCAGGTAGGCCAACCGGTACCGCCACACCTAATTGGTCATAATAAGCTCGCCAATAGGCCGAAATATCATGGGTAGCATCGTGAAAACGTAACGGCTGCGGTTCGAACGGTAACAGGTCACCAAAGGCAACTTCAACCAATTCAGAACAATACAGTCCCGCACCATCTGGATAGAAAGTAGCGTTATACGGTTGCCCAAGATACGTTTTCGCACGGGCAATGACCGTCGTGACATCATCAACCTGTGGGCGATAAACATCCGGCCGACCAAATTCCGCTTGGAATTGCGCCAAATCCTGCATGGCCACACCATAGCGCGGACTCGCATGGATGACAGTCTGGTCATCCACAGCAATGCCAACATGCACATAAGTTCCCGTCGATGCAGCAATGGCTTCATCCATGGGTTCATGTTGATTTTTGATAAACAGTAAATCCCCAGCTTGTAATGCCATGCTTATCCCTCTGCTATTTGCGCTGTTATTGCCAAACAGGACTCATCAAATGTGTTTCTTCTGGCTTTGGTCCAACTGCAAAGCTCAACAGTTCAACTGACAGTAATTCAGAAATACGCTTTAAGTAACGTTGAGCGTTTTCTGGCAATTCATCAAATGATTGCACACCTGTAATATCTTCGTCCCAGCCAGGCAATGTTTCATAATTCACATCAAGCCCTTCAAACCATGTATCAGATGCTGGGAAATGATGAATTTCTTCACCCTTATACGTGTAAGATGTCGCAATCTTCAATTCTTTCAAACCAGACAAAACGTCAAGTGAATTGATCGCCAACTTTGTCAAACCAGACACTTGAACAGCGTGACGCAAAGCGACGGCATCTAACCAACCAATACGACGTGGACGCTTTGTGACCACACCATATTCATGACCAACTTCACGAATATGATCGGCAATATCATCGTGTAATTCTGTTGGGAATGGGCCTTCACCAACACGTGACGTGTAGGCCTTAATAACACCAACCACATCTTGGATTTGGTTAGGACCAACACCGGCCCCGTTCATT
Encoded proteins:
- the yfmH gene encoding EF-P 5-aminopentanol modification-associated protein YfmH codes for the protein MIEKTYPKLKETVLTTELPNGLTVVMVPKPNYHKTFAVLTTPFGSLARQFQINDEAPITIPAGTAHFLEHKLFEKADGDAFTRFGELGADANAFTNPYQTSYLFSTTQNVLPALAHLLDFVQTPYFSAQTVAKEQGIIGQEIQMYDDDANWAIYMGLLELLYPGAPIAEDIAGTKASIAQITPELLYQIHRAFYQPNQMTLQVVGHFDPDEVLALVTANQATKAIEAVNVRRFEPAIPEPTKKEAIQKFDVSRPKIALGIRLPKLDVTGEAATKLTLAADILADILFGEQTDWYQNLYNKGIIDTEFETSFDLMHAYQFVSFFAETTEYDALTTAIQSQIAQYKTILAHGESAFESLRRATLGEGIQRLNALESIALRGDDVLFGTNLFDKVMLLQDLTYSDILDSAEKIYQNATLQRFVLKK
- a CDS encoding rod shape-determining protein, with protein sequence MAFSFGQRNVGIDLGTANTYVYIEGRGIVLREPSVVARNTQTNEVVAVGSEAKDMLGRTPASIAAIRPMRDGVIADYDTTVAMIRYYLQKALGGRIGKPYVTIGVPAGVTAVERRAVIDAARVAGARDAYVIEEPFAAAVGAGLPVMDPTGSMVVDMGGGTTDVATISLGGIVSSRSIRIAGDKLDEAIANFVRNKYNVTIGEPTAERLKIEIGAASLELARTLPNASVRGRDLLTGLPKTIDVTAEDVALAIQEPVQEIVVAIRETLESTQPEIAADVIDHGMVLTGGGAFLRDFDKIIQEATKVPVLIANEPLDAVAIGTGEALKSIDVMRQG
- a CDS encoding amino acid ABC transporter permease, whose product is MNYLLEILPSLMSGLKMTLGVFFITIIGSVPLGIIVALGMKSPYFTIRWLINGYIWVMRGTPLLLQLIFVYYGLGMMGITFPRFEAAAIAFIVNYAAYLAEIFRGGLQAIPRGQYDAAKVLGFTRVQTFFKIILPQVIKIIVPSFGNEVINLVKDTSLVYVIGLGDLLRAGNIAASRDVTLVPYLLVGLIYLLMTAVVTVLLRRSETRLNSWR
- a CDS encoding amino acid ABC transporter substrate-binding protein: MVSMKKKIIVNTLVGLLFVGVVIWAAMSLSSGAKRTAQNEQQTTQTADWARIKKAKQITIGLDDTFVPMGFRDKEGNIVGFDVDLATAVFKTMGIKVKWQPIDWSMKETELNTGNIDAIWNGYTVIKAREKQVAFSKPYHKATQVLVTLKKNNINRFSDMKDKVLGDQTASSGDEGFNKYPKVLKQYVKDQQVVGYDTFDKAFNDLNAGRIDGLLIDEDYARYYVAHQPNPKDYTVTVGDFPIDQTAVGFRKSDNQLREAVDQTLAAFKKDGRLTQIENKWFSK
- a CDS encoding amino acid ABC transporter ATP-binding protein, which produces MLEIKQLTKTYTTNTIFKALDLSVADGEVLSIVGPSGIGKTTLIKILAGLETADAGEVRLNGEQLAIDGTRADAKVGLIFQDFNLFPNYTVIENIMLAPINVSRLSRDAAKAKATALLTTLGMADKAALYPYQLSGGQKQRVAIARALAMDPKILAYDEPTSGLDEASTKQVAEVVKTLKAQGVTQLIITHDQPFAEMVSDRVFDFATEVSR
- the mreC gene encoding rod shape-determining protein MreC translates to MRKIFSSRAVVTIIIAFIVIVGLIAGSNWWAKRTNTPPFIQRFSNDLAGGVSRVIAVPTTAIGRTANSIGNLLDTFEENRALKAKIDEFAQDKVRLQTVEEENRELKKQLKLEATLTDFKTVTAVTISRSPTTWQSQLVINKGSKSGLKKGMPVLAGSGIIGRISEVNTTNAKVALISDTGEDANRFAITIKGNKGDVNGIVTDFDRETNQLIMGQVTSDNEIKAGDLVETSGLGGVIPSGLYVGKVAKVTKDDYGLSKRIYIEPAADLGNITTVVVAVSEIGAQ
- the yfmF gene encoding EF-P 5-aminopentanol modification-associated protein YfmF; protein product: MKKIQLKPGVTLVVHPTTQFKTLHIAVDFAAPLLTHTISARALLSYLTAVSSQKYPDQQAVAQKTIDLYGAQFQTDVVRFGQTHHVRYHLQLPAPTYIDHAEHLLGDAFAFLRDMIFEPLVTGDQFDQATFDKERQSLINELASLPDDKRRYAMLKLRELTYSAPAMRLPSSGQVRDVEQLTATDVLATYQQMIANDSVNIVVYGDIDAERVVAELAKWPLQARREMVLQPFYRQGLRPATVELSEAQLDINQAILTLSYQLSLPPDDPKRFTALVLNALFGGSALSKLFTNIREKASLAYSIYSRWQHDTGFMTVAAGLDADKVAQTDRMIQAELQAIQAGEFSDEIFDAIKTSLINDYLSQQDSPNSEIELVFSRLLTQRETSTAEWVAAIQAVTPAQVSALADQVILQGRFTLMPEADA
- the mreD gene encoding rod shape-determining protein MreD, with protein sequence MAFWQLTRLRVVFPVLLLFFLFVDGDLMAAMGGIFTAFPWHVLPVLTLIWLFYAIQFDAENEVPIWLYTIIIGVLFDMYYTGIFGTYTVAFLGAVGAMKQLHAYLDERLLSGMTLLLIGLVTYLLITYMAGFIIGIANVSLVSFFLYEVLPTVALNLTIAALGYYPVWSLFQFLR
- the cls gene encoding cardiolipin synthase; the protein is MLGDSLWIILLILLVANTFGAIITVFSQQRDIASIWAWLLVLILLPVLGFIIFFFVGSRISDKRIFRLRTQEQLGLDQIADNQRRQLEAIEQLLPIPDSATELANLFLRTDESVLTRGNKIKIFTNGPDKFKALFEDIRQATHHVHLEYFTIDDDKIGNQLVDLLTQKAREGVDVHVIFDQFGSHGQHRDMYKRLREAGGVVAPFLMRRFQLLTLRFNFRNHRKIAIIDGKIGYIGGLNVGDQYVDRSKKFGHWRDTHLRIHGDAVLSLQSRFLMDWNATAEENELLVDTAGYFPEIEELSGRAMVQIVSSGPDNDLKQIKQGFMRMFASARSEITIQTPYFIPDSAVLETLEIAIMSGVRVRLMIPDMPDHPFVYRATQYYAQELIAMGAEVYRYDAGFLHSKAVTIDHEIGTVGSANMDIRSFSLNFEANAFVYDPEFATQLEEQFEQDILVSKKLTIEDFENQSYWMKFIQKFSRLFSPIL